In Ananas comosus cultivar F153 linkage group 10, ASM154086v1, whole genome shotgun sequence, the sequence TGGCTATTTGTGATGCTGAGGACATATTTGCTTAGGTGGTTTTATTTGCAATGATTAATGTGTGTTATTTCAATTTGTATTTGTGCTTCTGTTCTTCGTTTTTCCGATGGATGATCTTATCAATAGATAACTTTTGATATTAACTGATACATTTGTCGAATCGTATGATTATTGATTTGAGTGTATTATTCGTAAGTACTCAATCAATTTTTGATTCGCCTCTAGTAAAATCGAAAATGTTATTTTGTATACTCCAAGTAGGGATAAATTTTATGAAACGAATCAAAGAAACCATCcattaattacaataataataggTGCAGAAATTGCAAATTTTCATATTTCAGTAAATATAGATAGATAACATAATATTAGAGTGTGACATATCATTACACTCACTCGTCCATTGATTCTATTATTACAATTTAGGGTGAAAATATCTAAAATGTATAGCTCGTAACCAACCATAATCTAGAATTAAATATGTAAACGAGTTGATTTTCCGCACACTTGAGATGTTTCTTTTTTGCtcgattcaaaatttatagGGACCAAAATAACAGACTTTCAAAAGTTTGGGAAATAAGGTGCAATTTTTCCCTTGAAGTCGGCGACGACACCTGCCCCAAGCCGactcccgctcccgctcccgctcccgccTCCTTCACCTCCCAAATCCATCCCCTCAAACCTTTCTAGGGTTTTCGCCATTAGAGAGCTTGCTGAAGCTCTCTATGGTTTCGCCGCTGCTCCATTGGTGGAACCCTAACCCACCACCGCCATGGAGAAGCTCGGCGACGACGAGCTCTCCTCGATTCTGAGCCGTATCTCCGATTCCCGCGATCGAAAGAGTTGCTCGGAGGTGTGTAGAGCGTGGGCGAGAGCGGAGGGCCTCTCCCGCGTCTCCCTCCGCGCCCTCGACCCCTCGTCCCTCCCTCAACTCCTCCCCCGATTCCCCAATCTCGCCTCCTTCGAGGCCACCCGATCGATCTCTGACACCCACCTTGAAACCCTAGCTCGCGCGTGCCCCGCCCtcgaaaccctaaatctcagCCTCCGCCGAAGCCGATTCACCATGCCCGAAGAGCTCGATCAAGGCGACGACGACGTCGACGTCGACGGTGACGACGATTTCGGCGATCATGGATTGCGCGCCGTCGCAATCGGGTGCCCGCGGTTGAGGAAAGTGTACTtgcggagaagaagagggaTCGGCGACGCCGGTGTCGCAGCTCTTGTTCGTTATGCTACGAATCTATCAGTGCTCGATCTATCATGGTGTAGTAGAATCGCTGATGAGGCCGTCGAAGCGATCGCTTCGATGAGCTCGTTAATGGCGTTGATCCTCCATGGATGCTCCTTGGTGACCGATTTGGGTCTGGCTCACTTGGCAAATGGTACAGCATCACAAACCCTAGGGAGGCTCGATCTGTCGGAATGCGATCGGATATCCGACAACGGCGTTTGTTTATTGCCGAAACTGGAAAATCTGCAGGAACTGGACTTAGCAGAATGTGGCCCCAAAGTTACTGATTTTGGAGGTTTTGCTATTGCCTCCatttataacctaaaaagaTTGAATCTTTCATGGCTGATCAACTTATCGGACGCGACGATCATCAGTTTGGCTCCGAATTGTGTGAATCTGGTGGAGATTGATCTTACGGGTTGTGAGTTGATTACTGGGTCGGGCGTTCAGGCCTTTGCTGGCCATGGGTCGGTGGAGATCCTCGTGTTGGCCTCTTGCTTTAATGTTTCACTAGATGATATAGTGCATGTTGTTTTCGGGTGCCCGACTTTGAGATACGTGGGCTTGGAT encodes:
- the LOC109716019 gene encoding F-box/LRR-repeat protein 14-like; this encodes MEKLGDDELSSILSRISDSRDRKSCSEVCRAWARAEGLSRVSLRALDPSSLPQLLPRFPNLASFEATRSISDTHLETLARACPALETLNLSLRRSRFTMPEELDQGDDDVDVDGDDDFGDHGLRAVAIGCPRLRKVYLRRRRGIGDAGVAALVRYATNLSVLDLSWCSRIADEAVEAIASMSSLMALILHGCSLVTDLGLAHLANGTASQTLGRLDLSECDRISDNGVCLLPKLENLQELDLAECGPKVTDFGGFAIASIYNLKRLNLSWLINLSDATIISLAPNCVNLVEIDLTGCELITGSGVQAFAGHGSVEILVLASCFNVSLDDIVHVVFGCPTLRYVGLDKSLRGWMSSSAREQVAKLCKIDWL